The DNA window GAAAACATCGACGTCGTATTCGCGGTCATCCCGCCAATCCCGGTCTCTTTTCCCTGCCATCAAGATCGCCAAGGTCCAGCGCTCTGCGCCTTCAAAATACCTCTTGCCCATTTCAAAAAAGCGCATCGATCTCTGGCCGTGGCCAAAATTCATGGCGGCAACCGCCAGCATGCTCGGCAGCAAGCTCGGCCTTAATATACTGTATTCCTGGCTCAGGTAATTCTTCAGCGCCAGCACCGGCGTGCCGGCAAGACCCGTCTTCTCAAGGTCATTTTGTCCCATCAAAGAATATGTAACAGTTTCTAAATAACCCTGGGCCGTAAGCGCCTGGGCCAGGGCTTCCCTGACGGCTCGGGGCCTGGGATCAACGCGGATGTTGACGGCTTTGATGACGGGAAGGCCTTCGGACAAACGGTCATACCCCACCATGCGGGCCACTTCCTCAACAATGTCCACCCCGGCCTTGATGTCCCCGCGCCACGACGGCGGCGTCACTCTAAAAATATTTTTACCCGACGGCCGCAGGGTGAACCCCAAAGACGTCAGGAACATCTTGATCCTGGCGGGCGCGATGCGCGTGCCCAAAAGCCCTTCAATATCGCTGATACCAACGATCAACGGCCTGCGGGACGCCGCGACGGTCTTGAAACAATCGGTGCGGCGCGTGACGCGCGCGTTGGTCAAAGAACAGATCAGGTCTGTGGCGCGGTTCGCGCCCGACAACACGCCCTCAAAATCCACTCCCCGCTCAAAACGGTAGGAAGAATCGCTTTGCAACCCCAACGCGCGGCTGGCACGGCGGACAAGGCCGGCATCAAAAGACGCGCTTTCCAAAAGGATATTTTTGGTCGCGACCGTGACCTGGGCGGACTTGCCTCCCATGACACCGGCAATGGCCACCGGCTTTTGGGCGTCGGCGATCACTAAAATGGACGGGTCCAGTTTACGTTCAATACCATCAATGGTCACGATGCGCTCGCCTGTTTTGGCGCGCCGGACAATGATCTTGTCTCCGACTATTTTGTCATAGTCAAAAGCATGCAGGGGCTGGCCGCTTTCCATCAGGACAAAATTGGTGACGTCAACGGCATTGTTGACGGGCCGCAGGCCGACGGCGGACAAACGCTGGACGGTCTCTGCCGGCGAGGACGCGATCGCGGCCCCTTGCATAAGGGTCGCGATATAACGGCCGCAGTCCTTCTTGTCCTCAACGGCAATGGAAATTTTATCCTTCGTCGGCTTATAGGTCTTGATCCTGGGCAAGGCCAAGGACTTGCCTGTCATGGCCGCGATCTCGCGGCTCATGCCCCACACGCTCAAACAGTCAGGACGGTTGGGGGTGATCTCCAGCTCCAGCACCGTATCCGCTCCAGCGGCATGCACGCCTTCCACCTCAAGCCCGGCCATGGTCAGCCGATGCGCAAGGTCGTCGGTGGACAGTTTCGGGTCCACATAACTTTTAAGCCAGTTGAGCGATAATTTCATAATTGCGTGGTGCGGGTGGCGTCGCTGGGGGTCCCCCGGCGGCGCGCAGCTGGTGCGAGCACCGACGGGGGTGAGCGACGACAGGACCCGCCCTTAAAATTGTTTTAAAAAACGTACATCGTTCTCGTAGAACAAGCGTATGTCCTTGATGCCGTATTTGAGCATGGCCATGCGCTCAACGCCCATGCCAAAGGCCAACCCCGTGTATTTGCCAGCCGGATACCCGGCCGCCTCGAACACCCTGGGGTTGACCATGCCGCATCCTAATATCTCCAGCCACGGCTTGCGGCCCGTGCCTTTAAAAATGTCCGCGGAAATGTCCACCTCGGCCGACGGTTCGGTGAACGGGAAAAAATGCGGACGAAAACGCATCTTCACCGACGGTCCGAAGAAGCGGCGGCAGAATTCAGACAGTAATCCTTTGAGGTCGGAAAATTTGACGTCCTTGTCCACCAAAAGACCTTCCACCTGATGGAACATGAACGAATGGCTGGCATCCCCGGCATCGGGACGGTAGACACGGCCGGGAATAATGACGGCCAAAGGCGGTTTATGGTCATGCATCACCCGCACCTGGCCCGGAGACGTATGGCTCCTTAAAAGAAGATTGCGCCCTTTGGTAGACGGGTCATTGGCTTCCAAATAAAATGTGTCGAACGCGTCACGCGAAGGATGGTCAATGGGGATGTTCAAGCCGGTGAAATTATTGTATTCTGTCTCGATCTCCGGGCTTTCCACGACCACAAAACCCATGCGCTCAAAAACATCGCAGATCTCGGTCATGGTCTGCGTCAGGACATGCCGGTGGCCCAAAGCAGGCCCGACGCCAGGCATGGTGATATCCACCGGTCTTCCGGAGGGCTTGCCGCCCTCCCTCTTGCCTAAGGCCCCTGCCTTTTCTTCGAGAAAAGCAATGACCAGAACGCGCAGGTCATTGGCCCCTTTGCCGATGGCGGGCTTATCTTCCGGCGATGCCGAAGACAGGGAATCAAAAATAGCGGGAACAAGCCCTTTTTTACCGAGGTATTTTAAACGGCAGGCCTCAAGAGAGGACGCATCATTGGCCGAGGCAAGATCATTCCTGGCCTGATCAAAAATTTGCGGAAAATTCCACATCACACCTTCGCTTGTTTTGCCATTTCAACGATTTTAGCAAAGGCATCCGGCTCTGTCACGGCCATGTCGGCTAAAATTTTGCGGTCGATCGCGACCTTGGCTATCTTCAAGCCGTTGATAAAACGGCTGTATGCCACGCCCAGTTCCCGGCAGGCCGCGTTCAGGCGGATGATCCACAGGGAACGAAAATCGCCCTTTTTCTTCTTGCGGTCATAATAGGCATACTGTTTGCCGGCGATCAGGGACTTGGCGGCTTCTTTGTAGCGTTTGCTGCGGTCGCCCCACTGGCCTTTGGCCTCTTTCAAAACGCGCTTTTTGCGTTTGTGAGAATAAACGTTTGTTTTAATGCGTACCATACGGCAACAACCTCCTGATGCGCTTCGCGTCCGTCAACGACAAATAGCCGTCTTTGCGCAAGTGACGTTTGCGTTTGCGTGTTTTCTTGCCCAGAATATGCTGGCGGCCCGCGTTGCGCTTTTTGAAAAGACCGCTTTTGGTCATGCGCAGGCGTTTGGCGGCGCCTTTATTGGTTTTTAACTTGCCCTTTCGACCGATCCCCATATTATTTTATCCTCTCCCGGGCGGGCACAGGGGCCCGCCCCTACTTAGTCTCCGCCTTGGGCGCCAGGACCATGGATACGATGCGTCCCTCGGCCAGCGGTGTTTTTTCGATGATCGCGTGCGCTGAAGTCATGGCCACCACCCTATCGAGCACCGAGCGCCACTGGTCGCGGAAACTCATTTCGCGGCCGTGGAACACCAGATTGATCTTGACCTTGTCCTTTTTGGACAAAAAAGCGATGGCCTGGTCCATTTTGATCTGCAGATCATGGTTGCCGATATGGGGCTTGAGGCGGATCTGTTTCAAATGGGTCACGTGCTGGCTTTTGCGGACCCGGCGTTCTTTCTTTTCCTGGTCATACTTGTATTTGCTGAAATCAATGATGCGGCACACCGGCGGGGCGGCGGTGGGGGCCACCTCCACGAGGTCAAGACCGAATTCATTGGAAAGCTCCAAGGCCTTTTGAATGGTGACAACGCCTAATTGTTCTGAATTGGGCCCGATCACGCGGACTTCGCGTGCGCGGATCTGCTGATTGATTCGGATCTGTTTTAGAATGGTTTGCCCCTCCCGGTTGAGTGTTAAAGGTGTTCTATTATCTCTAAATTCTATGTCTTGTCAATGGTCTGTTGGGACAAGCGGGCTGTGAGCGCTTCCACGGTCATGGACCCCAGATCACCCTGCGCGTGGCTGCGCACGGAAACTTGGGCCGTCTCAACTTCTTTGGCGCCGATGATGATCTGATAGGGGATCTTCTTGACAGATGCCTCACGGATGCGTTTCCCCAGCGATTCATTGCGGTTATCCAGGACAACGCGTAATCCCGTCTTGACCAGCATCTCACGGACGCCCTGGGCAAACTCTTCCTGCTCGGGATTAATAGCAATAATGACAACCTGATTAGGCGCCAGCCATAAGGGGAAATTGCCGGAATAATGCTCGATGAGCGTGCCGATGAAACGCTCCAAACTTCCCAGGATCGCCCGGTGCAGCATGATGGGCCGCGCGTGTTGACCGCTTTCGTCGATATAATGAAGGTCGAAGCGCTCGGGCAGATTGAAATCGCACTGGATGGTGCCGCATTGCCATGGCCGGCCGATGGCGTCTTTGAGTTTGATGTCTATTTTGGGACCGTAAAAAGCGCCGTCGCCCTCATTGATGTCATATTTCAATTTTTTGGTTTTCAGCGCGTCTTTGAGCGCGGCTGTGGCCTTGTCCCAATTTTCCCGGGAACCCATGGAATCCTCGGGCCGTGTGGACAGTTCAATGTGCAGGTCTTTGAAACCGAAATCCTTCATGACCGCGAACACGAAATCCAGAACGGCCATGACCTCGTCCTTGATCTGGTCGGGCCGGCAGAAAATGTGGGCATCATCCTGGGTGAACCCGCGCACGCGCAACAGGCCGTGCAAGACCCCTGCTTTTTCCTGACGGTACACCGTGCCCAATTCAAAATAACGGATGGGCAGGTCGCGGTAGGAACGCACATGAGAACCGTAAATGAGGATATGCCCGGGGCAGTTCATGGGCTTCACCGCGTAGTCCTCCTGGTCCACCTTGAAATAATACATATTGTCTTTGTACTGCTGGGCGTGGCCGGAGATCTCCCAGAGCTTGCCTTTGAGCATATGGGGCGTATAGACCAGGTCATACCCGCGCTTCAGATGCGCTTCGCGCACATAGTCCTCAATGGTCTTGCGCAGCATGCCGCCGTTGGGGTGATAGAAAATGAGCCCGGCCCCGGCGGTGTCGTGATAAATGTGGAACAAATCCAGCTGGGTGGCGATCTTGCGGTGGTCGCGCTTGGCCGCCTCTTCAAGCATTTTCAAATACTCGTCGAGTTCTTTCTGGGTGAAAAACGCGGTGCCGTAAATGCGCTGGAGCATGGGGCGTTTCTCGTCCCCGCGCCAATAAGCGCCGGCCACGGACAAAAGTTTGAAGCCCTTGATGAGCCCGGCGTGCTCCACGTGCGGCCCCTTGCACAGGTCCAGCCACTCCTTGCCGGTCTTGTAGATAAAAACTTCTTTATCAGGCAGACCTTCAATGAGCTCGACCTTGTAGGACTCGCCCTTGCCGCGGAAAAATTCCAGCGCCTTCTCGCGCGGCCAGGTCTCTCCGGTAAAAGCGGGCTTGCCGTTGATGATCTTCATCATCCGTTTTTCAATGGATTTTAATTCGTCCGGTGAGAACGGCTGTGGGCGGTCGAAATCGTAATAGAAGCCATTGTCAATGGCCGGGCCGATGGTGACCTTGACTTCAGGCCACAATTCCTGGACCGCCTGGGCCATGACGTGGGCACAGCTGTGACGTAACTTATCTATGTCGCGGGAGTAATCCATACTTTAATACCGTCGAACCAAAAAATCGATACACAATCAGGGAATTTATTGTATAATCCGTCTCTGTTTCCGAATTTCCGGGCCATTAGCTCATCCGGTAGAGCGACTGACTCTTAATCAGTAGGTGGCAGGTTCGAGTCCTGCATGGCCCATATTCCAAAATACTATCAGTTGTCGAAGGACTCGAAGGAGCCCCGCTTATCAACTGCGATGAATAAGAGCAGTTGATGGGGCGGGTGGCCGACCTGAAGCGAGTTCCGAAGTCGGAACGAGCGGAAGGCGCCGAGTCCTGCATGGCCCATTTTTATTCCATTCTTCGTCGCTAAATCGAAGTGTTTTATATCAGATTTATCGAACGCTGTAAAGAAGCATTTCCAGCGCGTCAAGGCTTCAGCCCTCCTATGTTAAAACTGCGGCGATGGATCAGGGACGGTCCGCAGCGGCGCAGGACTTCGCGGTGCATGGACGTCGGATATCCTTTGTGCTGACCAAACCCGTATTGGGGGAACACGCGGTCATAACAGCGCATGGCCCGGTCGCGGGTGACCTTGGCAATGACGGACGCGCAGGCAATGGACAAACAGCGCCCGTCTCCCCCGATAATGGTCTTATACCTGTACGGCAAGGCGGACTTAAACCGGTTGCCGTCCACCAAAAGCATGACCTGCTTTTTAAAATCCTCTGCGCCGCTAACCTCTGACGGCAGGCGGCTGACCAGGTCCGCCACGGCGGCTTCCATGGCCAGATGGGACGCGTTGAGAATATTCACGACGTCAATGACGGCTTCGCTGATCATGCCGATGCCCACATGCGCTTTTTCAAATATCTCATGGAAGGCCCGCTCGCGCAACACAGGCGTCATTTTCTTGGAATCGTTGATGGGACAGGAAAAGCTAGACGATGTCAGGCATACGGCCGCGGCCACCACCGGACCGGCCAAGGGGCCCCGGCCCGCCTCGTCAATGCCGAAAATAAAACGGAAGCCCTGATCTTGGGCTTCCGTTTCATGGTCCGACAGGAGAAGAATTTTATTCGCCTTGGTCAACTTTGACGCGGGATTGTTTTCCTAAACGGTCCCGCAGGTAATACAATTTGGCGCGCTTGATGACACCCTTGGCCACGACCTCGATCTTGTCGATGACCGGTGAATGGATGGGAAACGTCCTCTCCACGCCTTCACCGAAAGAGATCTTGCGCACCGTAAAAGCACAGCCCAAACCACGGCCTGTTTTCTTGATGACGATGCCTTCAAAGGGATGGATGCGCATCTTGTCGGCTTCTTTGACCTTGATCTTCATTTTGACC is part of the Candidatus Omnitrophota bacterium genome and encodes:
- the pheT gene encoding phenylalanine--tRNA ligase subunit beta produces the protein MKLSLNWLKSYVDPKLSTDDLAHRLTMAGLEVEGVHAAGADTVLELEITPNRPDCLSVWGMSREIAAMTGKSLALPRIKTYKPTKDKISIAVEDKKDCGRYIATLMQGAAIASSPAETVQRLSAVGLRPVNNAVDVTNFVLMESGQPLHAFDYDKIVGDKIIVRRAKTGERIVTIDGIERKLDPSILVIADAQKPVAIAGVMGGKSAQVTVATKNILLESASFDAGLVRRASRALGLQSDSSYRFERGVDFEGVLSGANRATDLICSLTNARVTRRTDCFKTVAASRRPLIVGISDIEGLLGTRIAPARIKMFLTSLGFTLRPSGKNIFRVTPPSWRGDIKAGVDIVEEVARMVGYDRLSEGLPVIKAVNIRVDPRPRAVREALAQALTAQGYLETVTYSLMGQNDLEKTGLAGTPVLALKNYLSQEYSILRPSLLPSMLAVAAMNFGHGQRSMRFFEMGKRYFEGAERWTLAILMAGKRDRDWRDDREYDVDVFDLGLEQALRQAGITGVDWGKGTYGGLDPDITAHLKLNGHVIGALGRVLGSVLKNWDIGIPDVYFGEIDLEALLILPKPEVKYSPVSVFPAMRRDVSIAVRNDVPYARIRDLCLQRDGGILTGMHLIEQYTGEKIQSGYRGLVFSLTYQSNDRTLREEEVNAVHQNILDALVHDLGATLR
- the pheS gene encoding phenylalanine--tRNA ligase subunit alpha, coding for MWNFPQIFDQARNDLASANDASSLEACRLKYLGKKGLVPAIFDSLSSASPEDKPAIGKGANDLRVLVIAFLEEKAGALGKREGGKPSGRPVDITMPGVGPALGHRHVLTQTMTEICDVFERMGFVVVESPEIETEYNNFTGLNIPIDHPSRDAFDTFYLEANDPSTKGRNLLLRSHTSPGQVRVMHDHKPPLAVIIPGRVYRPDAGDASHSFMFHQVEGLLVDKDVKFSDLKGLLSEFCRRFFGPSVKMRFRPHFFPFTEPSAEVDISADIFKGTGRKPWLEILGCGMVNPRVFEAAGYPAGKYTGLAFGMGVERMAMLKYGIKDIRLFYENDVRFLKQF
- the rplT gene encoding 50S ribosomal protein L20 → MVRIKTNVYSHKRKKRVLKEAKGQWGDRSKRYKEAAKSLIAGKQYAYYDRKKKKGDFRSLWIIRLNAACRELGVAYSRFINGLKIAKVAIDRKILADMAVTEPDAFAKIVEMAKQAKV
- the rpmI gene encoding 50S ribosomal protein L35 translates to MGIGRKGKLKTNKGAAKRLRMTKSGLFKKRNAGRQHILGKKTRKRKRHLRKDGYLSLTDAKRIRRLLPYGTH
- the infC gene encoding translation initiation factor IF-3, translated to MNQQIRAREVRVIGPNSEQLGVVTIQKALELSNEFGLDLVEVAPTAAPPVCRIIDFSKYKYDQEKKERRVRKSQHVTHLKQIRLKPHIGNHDLQIKMDQAIAFLSKKDKVKINLVFHGREMSFRDQWRSVLDRVVAMTSAHAIIEKTPLAEGRIVSMVLAPKAETK
- the thrS gene encoding threonine--tRNA ligase → MDYSRDIDKLRHSCAHVMAQAVQELWPEVKVTIGPAIDNGFYYDFDRPQPFSPDELKSIEKRMMKIINGKPAFTGETWPREKALEFFRGKGESYKVELIEGLPDKEVFIYKTGKEWLDLCKGPHVEHAGLIKGFKLLSVAGAYWRGDEKRPMLQRIYGTAFFTQKELDEYLKMLEEAAKRDHRKIATQLDLFHIYHDTAGAGLIFYHPNGGMLRKTIEDYVREAHLKRGYDLVYTPHMLKGKLWEISGHAQQYKDNMYYFKVDQEDYAVKPMNCPGHILIYGSHVRSYRDLPIRYFELGTVYRQEKAGVLHGLLRVRGFTQDDAHIFCRPDQIKDEVMAVLDFVFAVMKDFGFKDLHIELSTRPEDSMGSRENWDKATAALKDALKTKKLKYDINEGDGAFYGPKIDIKLKDAIGRPWQCGTIQCDFNLPERFDLHYIDESGQHARPIMLHRAILGSLERFIGTLIEHYSGNFPLWLAPNQVVIIAINPEQEEFAQGVREMLVKTGLRVVLDNRNESLGKRIREASVKKIPYQIIIGAKEVETAQVSVRSHAQGDLGSMTVEALTARLSQQTIDKT
- a CDS encoding ribonuclease HII — translated: MTKANKILLLSDHETEAQDQGFRFIFGIDEAGRGPLAGPVVAAAVCLTSSSFSCPINDSKKMTPVLRERAFHEIFEKAHVGIGMISEAVIDVVNILNASHLAMEAAVADLVSRLPSEVSGAEDFKKQVMLLVDGNRFKSALPYRYKTIIGGDGRCLSIACASVIAKVTRDRAMRCYDRVFPQYGFGQHKGYPTSMHREVLRRCGPSLIHRRSFNIGGLKP
- the rplS gene encoding 50S ribosomal protein L19, whose product is MVAGNIEKIKMFDDQQLRKDLPVFDVGDTVKMKIKVKEADKMRIHPFEGIVIKKTGRGLGCAFTVRKISFGEGVERTFPIHSPVIDKIEVVAKGVIKRAKLYYLRDRLGKQSRVKVDQGE